The following nucleotide sequence is from Mytilus edulis chromosome 13, xbMytEdul2.2, whole genome shotgun sequence.
AGATTACGTGAAACGTTATAACAAAGCTtttcttaaattattttgttgtttcttgtctGCGTAGGATGTTTCTACAATGGAAATCATAAAACAGTAAttaaactgcataaattctgtattttttctaAATACCTTGTACCTTTGAGTTAGTCTAGTTTGGACAAAATTAAagatatgtatgataacttttaaatttgcagttatGTTTGGGCCAAATAAGAGCCTTATTGCCGCAGGCTGTAATaacatgtactagtatacattGTACACTTGTACGTTATTGGGATACTTTCCAGGGtgcattttcaaatattatttgccaatttgaaatagttgtaaaacattttactttcttgggccaaaaccggGCCTTAATATAATCCGTAGTAACATTTATTTAGTTTAACTTAGTGGTTTGTGTTTAAATCCACCTAGAGGCTAGATATGCCATGCCGGTCAGTATAATTGGTGGAAGAAGTCCGAGTGTCCGAAGTGTATAACTGTATAACAGGATTATAACAGGACCTCGAACAAATTCATAGTAGAGATGACCAGGATATTGACGAACGAACCTATCTCGACGAACGAACGTATTAGGAGCGGTAATTGTATGTTTACAAACGTACTTTAAACCAAAAGGTGTTGCTATGTAATGGTTAATATGTTTGAGTTATATTCGGATGCAATAACGATAATAGAgagaaatgcattaaatataccaatttTAAATGGTTTATATGATTTATCGATAAAAGACGTATAAAAGTGTTACGTATGTTACGATATCATATAGATGTTGAACGcataatgaaatgtacattacgCACAAGAGTATTCGAGTACACCGACAACTTTTACTATACTCATACAGATATGAATGCATAATTTAGATGCTCTGAAACAATATGTAAATGTAATGTTGAGGGATTGTTTCTTTATCTGTCATTTTAATTGGGTATTCAAGTTTTATATGAAATCTCGTCGATcagtttattataaaaaaatatatctctttaTAACCCgttcaaaaatgattttttttaaagaaagaggGGGGTTGAAAGGCTAGTATGTAAAATGTTCTCCTGTATTTTATTTAGAGTGATCtctgtcctttttatttttctctctattcggtcctgcctttttatataagtttgtcctgactttttttacatgaatTGTCTATCGTTGTATCCGCCTTTTTTTACCCAACACTCATGTCCtgcctttttcaaattttatcctagcccccccccccctcccgcCTAAAAATGAAATGAATTTTTCACGTTTTTATCAAATCCTCTGAAGCAATTTAGTCAATCAAATTCAAACGTTGGTGGAATGGTTCTTGAGGTTTTTTCTATGAATTGTCCAAATTTTGAATGACTCTGGTCTCGATCTTATATTACAGTCGATTTCATTGAGGGTGAAGGTAAAGATAGTATGTATGGTTAACTTGtttgctagctgaactgtgaagtcattattaggttaggtaaactccAGAGTAGACTTGTCCTACAGATCACCAATCTATCTGTCTcaaggactaggctacttcgaaaggagggtattataccttaaataataatgaattcattgTTTAGCTATCAAGCCAGCTAACCAAATActctacctttacctacacactcaatgcaatctgctgtaattcttttaaattatcgcaaaataacaatacaaaaaataatcaaaatggtcCCTTAAGTTAAAATAGCAAGCCTTATTGTGATTTCGTGACATATTCTCCTTTCAATATTAGACAAAATCCTGGACCGGTGTTACAAAATGAAATCAGTAAAAactatttctaaataaaattcagaatggaaatggggaatatgtctaacagacaacaacccgaccaaagagcagataacagccgaagtccaccaaatGTCTTCAACTTCGCGAGAAATCCCGCATTTTGAGGTtggcctcagctggcccctttaAAATTAtgcactagttcagtgaaaaaggACGTCACAGTAGACACCAACACatacaaatgaactaaaatttaaaaatacatacaagactaacaaaggccagagacttgggacaggcgcaatcATGCTGCtaggtttaacatgtttgtgagatatcaaccctaccttatacctctagccaatgtagttTTGTTGAAATGGTCCTCATGGAATGAAATTTCGTTTAAGAATTTTGGTTATGATCCTGGACACCAATGGTAGAACTAACGGAAATACAATAAACGATTTGAAATCAGAAAGTGCGGATGAGGCATGAAGTACAAGTGTATGTCATTCGCAAATTATGAACCCATCTCCCCATGCAAACAGTATTGTGTATATAGGATAGGAATCGCCCCGCCCCGTATGTTTGTCGGTTTTTGTATCTGTTTGTCCCTTCCAACTGCCTGTGTATTTTGTCTTAACTTTATACAGCTCCTGATAATGATGTGAAACTTCAATGTAGATAGGATGCTCCGGTTCATTGAGATCTCTTAGAGGccctttgaaattaaaaaaaaatgactgtataTATTACGCACCTTGTCACAGATACTCCAAAGTTCCAAAGACAAGTCACTTtgggaaaatattttataatcgtTATTGCACTGTGGAGTTTTACTCTATCCAATGTAAACCTTAGCATCGCAACTCCTTAAATTTGATTTCAGATACACGTAAAAGTTTGTTGGCGGGTAGATCCTCGTTTACACACCTACACGGAGGAATTATATTGCAGTCCATCAATTTTCCAAAAGTAACTTGTCTTCACTTAGGAGTTTCGGCGAGAAAACAATGCATTTCGGTTCTCCCCAATGATAAGTCTTACAAGTCCATAGGTCATTTTTTGACGTTTGAAATGTGGAAGGATTTCGTTAGTAATATACCAATTGATTTAGTGTAGAAAAATAGGTATAAAATAACTTATAAATTCCGATAATtacatgttaataaaaaaaaatagagcttTGTCCTAAATTTTCGATTTTCACATGAAGCAATAGCAGTTCAAAATGATGTTTTATATATTGTCTATTTTGTTTATGCCATAATGTGATACTCGGCCAGTTTAAACGTACTTTAGGTCCATCTGTGTGTTTGGGTTGGATGCTCTTGTCCAATTTTTCTAGGGTTATATCCCTTATAAAAATTGGACCTCCACCAGTATGCACCTCCTATGCTGAGTTATATTGGATAATAGCAGTCTGTAAACTTATTTATGTTCGTAAACATTTGCAATAATAATGAATAAACTAATTAAATGAGCGGGAAATGTAATAACCATAAAAGATGCAACTGCAATTTGATTATCAAAAGAATAAATATACTACTAGTACTAAACTTCAACACTTATATTTATAGCATCCCTTTTCTAAGACATGCAAAATATTTAggaaattatttcttttatttgatcAGGGTTCCTTGTAATCAGCCTAATCTGGCTTGTCTGGAGGCATAAGCCAACGAAGATATATAAATTTCGGAAAAGAAAacaagatttaaaataaaaaatgaattacaTCAATATGGTAAACtttgatacatttatatatgcTTTCACCCTTTTATACCCCTTTAAAACACTTTCAGGACCTCAAATTTAAAACAGAGTCTTGCatatcgagtgcacctttttctTTTGTATCAAACATTTAATTATTAATGCTTGGAGAAGGCTAATAAACAGGTAACATTTCTTTAAACTACATGCAGAACCATGCAATTTCTGTCACTTCTACGATTTTATGTTGGATTAATTCATTAATATGTATGAACTACCGCTCCCGTTTCGTACGATTCGTAAAGTTACGCTTTCGTACGTTCGTTCGTCAATATCCTGGTCATCTCTAATAAACGCCATGTAACATGAAGTCAATGTTCTGATTTTGATCttgtttatttgaattttatctaAATTATCTTCTCGTCACGACCTTGTACACAATGTGTACACCCATATGATTGTGTATCATAGTGTATCTGTTAATGAGAACACATGTACCTATAACAAAGTACGCatgcttttttttatactttgttatTTATTTCAGTTAAACCAACTCTGATTTTAAAAATTTCGAAAACTAGACTAGTAGTTAACACATAAAAAGGACCCACAGTAAGTATAGCTGTCATCACCAAAGAATGAAGAGTCATTAAAGAGTGTGCCACAAAAGCGATGAATTTACTTTTAAGCCACAATATCCGTTTCTTCGAATGAATctctatttaaagtcatatgaaacgagtgaccggtgaaaataATGGTAattcaattcttgaaccaatgcataaaAATGTACATGCATATCATAAAATAGATATCAAAGGGTTCAAGATTATAATTTATAGGTAATTAGTATATTTTTCCCTTTGATgttactgcctaatattttcgagtatcaacgtactggctgtatcactgaaaatattatagggttattgcatgaatattggggaatattgtcccgagtaaaattttatattgcacgagcttgcgagtgcaatatatgttctacgagggacaatattccccaatattcatgcaataacccttttattgtatagcagtataatatttgaaagtaaaatttggtttaaactaagattttgtcgttgatgacgtcatgaattttggagatttattgcactagtgcaatattagaatttattgcacgttaacttttggttactttctgtgggaaataatATATTGCTATTCAATAATAGGCAATACATTGTGTGACGTTACAATTACcgaattatcttttttttttatactgactatatcatgtggaatattcaacatgatatagtcagtattaAAACCTCATGCTCAACTACCTATTGTTCTatatttattacgccagacgcgcgtttcgtctttataagactcgagctcatcagtgacgctcagataaaaaaagttataaagcaaaacaaagttgaagagcatgaaggacccaaatttccaaaagtttgtgccaaatactgctaaggtaatctattcctggcataagaaattcttaattttacgaaaacttcaaagttttgtataatGATCTcgttgttatttttatttttttttcattttgttatgttgtgtcacatacatatactataaatatgtagttttatggcaataaagatttgaattgaattgaattgtaacAGGATATCAATGAAATTACGATTTAGTtagtattcatgtcaacaccggagtgctcttagtcttctgtgcacgatttgtgattttttttcgcAATAAAAATTTCGGTCACTGTTGTGAAAAAAACCGGGGTCCTTCATTTCTCTTTTTCTTGCTTTTTAAATCATCGTTCttaattatttaattactttGCCAATCATTATATATCTTATCTATTTATCTCAGCTCTATACTTGCTTAATTATTCATctacattttgcctgttttttaaATTCGTACTTCgtcttttttttaactaattatgtgtccgttttatgtgttatttTCTTTTCTGTACTAAAATTAGCAAACCATATCTATCCCTCAAACATACAGTTATATATAACGACGTCTACGTCCGTTAGAACGGAtgtacttaaaaatgtttttcttatatCGAGGACATACACGTAACAAACAAAGCTCATTCGGTACGTTTTTCCTGTTTAAATCACCTCTGTCTGTAATCCGTTAAAGGTTATCCATGACCTCATTGTGACAAAGGTTAAAAATAGACTGGGGTATACTGACGTATGCATGGTATAAGAAGGTAAACATACAACAGGTGACATTACATTTATTGACAGACAGAATGAACAAGGATATTATGTTCGACACAGAACAGAAAGATTTTGATTTGGAGAAAGTTTTAGAATTattgaaaaaatgcaaattagatgatgatactattttattgGAATATTACATAAAAGCTTACAGAGAATTATGCAGGTAAATAAAATCACGTGTTACTACATTATGTTTACATAAACGCGAAAGTTAAGCATATATACATGCATAGTGTAGTATTTTAAAATCCATGTATATAGAAATTTGAATCAGTCATActatttctttatacatgatGTTTTGAagaatatgtttatttttaatattgaaaacaatatttcgaAACAGATTGCTAATTTAGTCActaatttaaatacaaatatcaGCTTCAAACAGCATATTTATTAGGAATGAAATGCTGATATCATGTACCAAATTTAAACATGTAGGAATTTATGTCAGATGTCTTGCATGTACCCTTGATATCAAAGGAAAGAGGTGTTGTATGATTAACAATGCGACATCTATACCCTCAAAAGACCGAAAGGTAACCACGTAACGGGTAACTTTGTTGTCTTTATCAATGACCAAAACATTTGAAACATTGTAGCTTGAGCAtgtgaaacaatgaaaaaaaaatgaaataacattaaACAAGAAACTGTTAAACAGTTATGACTGACAGCAACCAAGAACTATATATCTGCAAATCCAGGCTACTCGGAACAGACATGCGATACGGCAGCAAACCCCTTGGTTTCGGTTAACATTCATATAAGTAACACCTTGCTTATAACGTTCATTTCCGCATTACTTTTGAAAGCTGATCCACGATTTCCACATTTCGATCAACCACAAATGAAAAAGtagaaaagcaaaaaaaaaaaaaaaaaatgcgatgTCAAATGTTTTAGGACTAAACTATATAAATTTCGATCAACAGTTTAGTTTACAAATCCCCCTATTATATCAGCTAGGACAATTGTTCAACAGTATTGCTTTCAACTCGTAAATGCGCATTTCtttaaaaaggatacaaaaaaagttaaactatcttatttttaagaatttttcttTCTGTTcgtttgttattgtctttttttttaatgtacttGTCATCCTAATGTTATATTTCTATTCGACTAAAAAAATCTAATTCATTTAAGagattaaaatgaataaatagtGATAAACCATTGACATCGACTAGGTTATTGTTCTTGTCgtaaaaagtaaaagaaagaaaaaacatccTATTAACACGGAAGAATTATTGATGATGGTATATCCTTATTGGTGAGGGTGTAGGTAGGGGTTTATACACATTATACACAATTGTGTGTAGATCAAAGTGCGTCACAAGTACTTCTTATGATTTAGATACTAATCATGATACTTTATCGATTATCACTCATGATACTTGATGGGTAGATTTAAGTACAATTAACTTCAATGACAAAGTGATTCATTTATTTCACGCATTATGATAATGATAAATCATGAGAAAAGCCTAGGCACTAAAACAAAGCAACGCAGATTGTGGCATCTGTAATTGAAAAACGCTTCGAACTCGCAAatttggaaaaaagtaaaaaaaaagtaaaaaaaataccgaactcttagAGTTTGTTTTACCTTACTTTTCTAGCCAGATACGGATCTAAGATTTTGAAAAGGTGAAAAAGGGGGAGATAGGCAATATGTAAAAAGTTTTCCTCATTAACCATACACATGTAGCTCCGTAATTTATAATATACCTTTTTTCGCCTTGCTTTCTTCTGTTTTCCGTTGATAAATACAGACAtaataactaaaaataaaattcacaaaGGGGAGTACTTTTTACTTGCATGTTGCGTGGGTTACTTTCTTTAagtttatgaaaatttttaccaGATTCTATTTTACCTTGAGTGTAATTGTATAAATATCAAGAAAAGAATATGGAAAGCAATTAGATTTTTATGGGGTGTAAAAAAGTGTAAGATTCAACAAAGGATAgagaaaaatggtttaaaaaattaaagaataaatgtTAGGACACCCGATAAAGACTCGAATTTTTTATTTGGTTGTTTTACGTTTCACTaatcatatcaaatataattgaTTTATACAAACgcaaaagatttgaaaaaaacccTAATATATGCTCTTTTTCAGATTTTTTCGACTTCAAGGAAGATTATTTGGCTTTGTGGCAAAAGATTTAGAAGAAAAGATTGGCATTCTCGAAACATGGCGTCGTTGTGATACTTGTGACAATTATAAATCCGTTCAGTCTATGATCAAATACGAAGTCGAGTATGGACTAACGACCTTCAGAGGTCGTGTGCCGTCAGGTTCAAGGACATTGCTTAGATTACAAAGAGCATTGGAATTTATATTAAGGTTTATAGACGAAATGAGTATGAGTGAGGACGAAGATAAAAGTTCATATATTGCGCACACAGTTTACAAAAGAACACTAGCCAATCATCATCCGTGGATCGTTCAAAAAATGGCGGGATTTGTCACTTTTATGTTGCCAAGCAGAAAAGAACTTATAGAAACcatgtgtaaacaaaaatatgaccAAGTACTTATATTAATGCACGAAGTGACTCAGGAAGGGAACCCAATATATGACATAACACACagtctatataaaaaacacaatttattaaacctgaaataaatatgcataaatgtatgtataattttTATATGCTTGATTTACTAAAATAAAAGACCATTAAGTTAAATGATTGTCAATGTGACACCTATACTTTAGATATCAGATGATTATATAAGAGTTATCGCCCTTATTACAtctctgtaaaaatattttaatattatagacaatattATGTGAAATAAGATTTGAATGATTTTGAATGTCTACCTTGAGAATGCTTATGAGTACTATTATGTACACATGGTACAATGCTAAACATATTAGTAAACTTATTTACAACCACTTCACACAGTAAACACTATATCAAGATCTGATTAGGTCGTGACTTTGAAGGAACGCATTTATGTCAGTAACTATATACAAAACAAGCACAGAAATCACATAACTTATAagatacaaatatgatatactaaACTCTTAAAACTTGATCGTACCTTTCCGAAGCACATGCGATCATCCCCGGTTTTGGTTTTTGATGATTCTCTAGTTTTGCAGTGCCGTATGTTCTAGTCGGCTTGGTTTTGTGATGATTCTCTAGTTTTGCAGTGCCGTATGTTTtagtcggttttggtttgttgatGATTCTCTAGTTTTGCAGTGCCGTATGTTTTAGTCGGTTTTGTTTGGTGGTGATTCTCTAGGTTTGCAGTGCCGTATGTTTTAGTTTGGTTTGTTGATGATTCTCTAGTGTTGCAGTGCCGTATGTTTtagtcggttttggtttgttgatGATTCTCTAGTTTTGCAGTGCCGTATGTTTtagtcggttttggtttgttgatGATTCTCTAGTTTTGCAGTGCCGTATGTTTTAGTCGGTTTTGTTTGGTGGTGATTCTCTAGTTTTGCAGTGCCGTATGTTTTAGTTTGGTTTGTTGATGATTCTCTAGTGTTGCAGTGCCGTATGTTTtagtcggttttggtttgttgatGATTCTCTAGTGTTGCAGTGCCGTATGTTTtagtcggttttggtttgttgatGATTCTCTAGTGTTGCAGTGCCGTATGTTTtagtcggttttggtttgttgatGATTCTCTAGTGTTGCAGTGCCGTATGTTTtagtcggttttggtttgttgatGATTCTCTAGTTTTGTAGTGCTGTATGTTTTcgtcggttttggtttgttgatGATTCTCTAATTTTGTAGTGCCGTATGTTTtagtcggttttggtttgttgatGATTCGCTAGTTTTGTAGTGCCGTATGTTTtagtcggttttggtttgttcatGATTCTCTAGTGTTGCAGTGCCGTATGTTTTATTCTGTTTTGGTTTGTTGATGATTCTCTAGTGTTCCAGTGCCGTATGTTTtagtcggttttggtttgttgatGATTCTCTAGTGTTCCAGTGC
It contains:
- the LOC139500594 gene encoding ceramide-1-phosphate transfer protein-like, which gives rise to MNKDIMFDTEQKDFDLEKVLELLKKCKLDDDTILLEYYIKAYRELCRFFRLQGRLFGFVAKDLEEKIGILETWRRCDTCDNYKSVQSMIKYEVEYGLTTFRGRVPSGSRTLLRLQRALEFILRFIDEMSMSEDEDKSSYIAHTVYKRTLANHHPWIVQKMAGFVTFMLPSRKELIETMCKQKYDQVLILMHEVTQEGNPIYDITHSLYKKHNLLNLK